The sequence ACCGTCTACGACGACCGCGGCCTGCCGCTGGAGACCCGGGAGCCGGGCGGCGCGGTGTGGCGCCACACGTACGACGAGCGCGGCTCCCACACGTCCACCACCGACCCCGGCGGCGCCGTCACCCACTACGGCTACAACGACTCGGGCCACCTCACCTCCGTCACCGACCCGCTGGGACACACCACCTATTTCATTACGGACGCCGCGGGCCTCCCGGTCGAGACGACGACCCCCATGGGCTCCACCCTCCGCATGCGCCGCGGCCCGCACGGCCAGGTCACTGCCGTCACCGACGCCCTGGGCCAGACCACGCATCACGGCTGGACGATCGAGGGCATGCCGGCCTGGCGCGAGGGGCCGGACGGCGCCCGCGAGGAGTGGCAGTGGGACACCGAGGGCAACCTTGTCCTCCACACCGACGAAGCAGGCAACACCACCACCTACACGTACACGCACTTCGACCAGCCCGCCACGAGGACCGACCCCGACGGGGCGCACTACACCTTCGTCTACGACACCGAGCTGCGCCTGACCGAGGTCACCAACCCGCAGGGCAGGCAATGGCGTTACACCTACGACGCGGCGGGCCACCTGGTCGCGGAGACCGACTTCGACGGTGCAACCCGCACCTACGAACGCGACCCGGCAGGCCGCCTCACGGCCCAGACGAACGCGGTGGGCCAGACACTGCGCTTCACCCTCGACGCGCTCGGACGCATGATCGCCCAGCTCGACGAGTCCAGCGGTGAGGTGACGTCCTACGCGTACGCCGCGAACGGTGCCCTGCTCCACGCGGCTAATGCGGACACGGCGGTGGCTCGGGAGCACGACGCAGTCGGCCGGGTCATATCGGAGTCGGTCAACGGCCGCACCAGTGCCTACGCATACGACGCCATGGGCCGCCGCACTTCGCGCATCACCCCCGCCGGTGTGCGCTCGGAATGGTCCTACGACCCGGCGGGCCGCCCCACCGGGCTGCGCCGGGGCGACGCGGACCTCGCTTTCGCCTATGACGCCGCGGGACGTGAGACGGAACGCCGCATCGGGGAGCACACCACCCTCACGCAGGCCTGGGACAAGGGCAACCGCCTCACCACCCAGACCCTCGCCGTCCACGACGGGAGCGAGGCGGACCGGATCCTCCAGCAGCGCACCTACGCCTACCGCCCGGACGGCTACCTCACCGAGATACGCGAACTGACCACGGGAACACGGCGTTTCACGCTGGACCCCATAGGCCGGGTCACGGACGTCCAGGCACACGGGTGGAGCGAGAGATACGCGTACGACAGGACGGGCAACCAGACCCACGCCGACGCACCGCACCACCCCACGACCGGAGAGCGGAGCTACGACGGCGCGCTCATCCGCCGGGCGGGCCGCACCACCTACGAACACGACGCCGCCGGCCGGCTGATCCGCAGGACCCGCAAGCTCCTCAACGGCCAGACCCGCACCTGGACGTACACGTGGAACGGGGAGAACCGCCTCACCAGGGCCACCACCCCCAGCGGCGAGGAACGGACGTACGCCTACGACCCCCTGGGCCGCCGCGTCTCCAAAACAGGTCCCGACGGAACCTTCCTCACCTTCGCCTGGGACGGCACCAGCCTGGCCGAGCAGTCCACCCCGGACGCCACGACGACCACCTGGGACTATGCCCCCGGCACCCACCGCCCGATGGCCCAGTCCACCCGCCGGTCGGCCGAGACCGACACCACCCCCCAGTCGGAGTACGACACCCGCTTCTTCGCAATCGTCACGGACCTGGTCGGCACGCCCGTCGAACTGGTCACGCCGGACGGCACGCTCGCCTGGCAGGCCCGCACCACCCTCTGGGGCACCCCCCTGCCCGCCACGGCAGACGAGGTGGACTGCCCGCTCCGCTTCCCCGGCCAGTACGCGGACGAGGAAACCGGCCTCCACTACAACTACTTCCGGCACTACGACCCGGAAACCGCCCGCTACACCACACCGGACCCGCTCGGACTGGCGCCGGCACCCAACGCGGCGGCCTACGTCCGCAACCCCCACAGCTGGACCGACCACCTGGGGCTCTCCGGCGACCCGGAATGGGCCAACCCGGACGACATCAACTTCTCCCAACGTACGGTGTCGCCGAACGACTACGTGGAGAGGATGCGCTCCGGGGTGTGGGACTGGCAACGCCCGGGCACCGCGCTGAAGGTCATGGAAGTGGACGGTCAGCTGGTCTCGTACGACAACCGACGCCTCGACGCGGCACGCGAAGTGGGGCGGCCGGTCATCATCGAGCGCCTCGACCCGAACGCGCCTTACCCTGATTCGCCCAGCGGACGATCCTGGACGGAGCAATTCAAAAGGCGCAGAAATGACCCGCGGAACAGAAACGAACTAGGTGAGCCGGTCCCACCGACCGGGCTGAAGGAAAGGCCAAAGCACGTGCGCAACGGAAAGTGCAAGAAGAAATGACCACGATCGAACGGCTCTGGGCGGAGGACTACCAGCTTCCCGCCGAGGACGGGCTCTACTTCGCCGACGGGCGTTCCTATGATGTCGCCATCACCCCCGGAACGCCTGCGGGCCTCACGGTGCTCGAGCCCTTCGACCTCGACGCGATGCTGGCGGAGGACCCGTCCTGGGTGTCCTCGGTGGACGGGCGCGCCGTCGCGGATCTGGGGGACAGGGGGCTCCTGTGGGCCGGCGAGGGCCCAATGGGCGCGGACGGATTCATCGCCCGGCTGACTGCCGACCGTAAGCTGATCTGGGCGCTGTTCTTCTCGGACTCCAACCCGTTCGACCGGATCCGGGTGTCAGGGAATGTCGCTGCGTTCCACTCGACCGCGGAGTTCGAACTCGCCGTCGACATCGACGACCCGCGAACTCAAGCACCTCCGGCGGTTGCTGAGCGAGGGCCCGGGGGCAGCGCCCCTGGAGGCGTCAGCCCGTGATCAGCCGCTGGAGCGCGGGCGCGTAGAGGTCCGCGATGCGCTCCGGGGTCGCCAGCGCGCCCGCGCCCTCGCGGTGCAGGCTCAGCGTCGCGCCGAGGCCCAGCAGGTGGCCGGCCAGGAGCTCGGCGCGCAGGGCGCGGTCGGTGCCGGGGAGG comes from Streptomyces sp. Mut1 and encodes:
- a CDS encoding putative T7SS-secreted protein produces the protein MTSRDALAGGERERIPPHAKPDDVIYGDPEVVDGLALKLLAYAGAFKDGLDKLDDLSLMDWTGAGSEGFKEATRKLPQELESAQKYFEASGTALDSYAYTLRSVHTRVRPIIDDADEARATSKKYWQRVTDYNAALERKEDPLPERPPDDDPGLAALQDCYGRLDKLESELDTVIGAAKRKLDNAAEEAPDKPPPRKGWDKFQKGAGDFFGGAGDTMRGWYEGFDDLVNDGPDGLGLHLAGMVDGASYAVQHPQEFAKAVVHWDEWQRNPARAAGLLTPEILLALATGGAGSARRGASVAKNAAQRLRGRAEGLRRDGSARTRTDSHPDRNTTPNQQRPTTGEPIDVATGEMLMSATDVTLPGALPVILERHYVSGHPCGGWYGPTWAGTLDQRLEIDGKGIVYITDGGMLLTYPVPTPGEATLPTSGPRWPLYWDGDPAGTMRIVVPDSNRMLHFAPLPVNGRELALTAITDRTGDGDRIDVVYDTEGTPKEIRHSGGYRIAVDTDPGIPRITALRLLHGARREHSTTLVSYSYDAAGNLAQVFNSTDRAMRYRYDAAHRVTSWTDRNGTSYGYVYDRQGRVLRGVGPDGILSGRMHYDTDARTSRYTDSQGNTSVYVCNEAYKIVAYTDPLGNTTLTEWDEDNRHPVAVTDPLGRTTRYGYDDEGRLVTVERPDGTVAGTVYDDRGLPLETREPGGAVWRHTYDERGSHTSTTDPGGAVTHYGYNDSGHLTSVTDPLGHTTYFITDAAGLPVETTTPMGSTLRMRRGPHGQVTAVTDALGQTTHHGWTIEGMPAWREGPDGAREEWQWDTEGNLVLHTDEAGNTTTYTYTHFDQPATRTDPDGAHYTFVYDTELRLTEVTNPQGRQWRYTYDAAGHLVAETDFDGATRTYERDPAGRLTAQTNAVGQTLRFTLDALGRMIAQLDESSGEVTSYAYAANGALLHAANADTAVAREHDAVGRVISESVNGRTSAYAYDAMGRRTSRITPAGVRSEWSYDPAGRPTGLRRGDADLAFAYDAAGRETERRIGEHTTLTQAWDKGNRLTTQTLAVHDGSEADRILQQRTYAYRPDGYLTEIRELTTGTRRFTLDPIGRVTDVQAHGWSERYAYDRTGNQTHADAPHHPTTGERSYDGALIRRAGRTTYEHDAAGRLIRRTRKLLNGQTRTWTYTWNGENRLTRATTPSGEERTYAYDPLGRRVSKTGPDGTFLTFAWDGTSLAEQSTPDATTTTWDYAPGTHRPMAQSTRRSAETDTTPQSEYDTRFFAIVTDLVGTPVELVTPDGTLAWQARTTLWGTPLPATADEVDCPLRFPGQYADEETGLHYNYFRHYDPETARYTTPDPLGLAPAPNAAAYVRNPHSWTDHLGLSGDPEWANPDDINFSQRTVSPNDYVERMRSGVWDWQRPGTALKVMEVDGQLVSYDNRRLDAAREVGRPVIIERLDPNAPYPDSPSGRSWTEQFKRRRNDPRNRNELGEPVPPTGLKERPKHVRNGKCKKK